A window from Kluyveromyces lactis strain NRRL Y-1140 chromosome E complete sequence encodes these proteins:
- the REH1 gene encoding Reh1p (similar to uniprot|Q06709 Saccharomyces cerevisiae YLR387C CREH1 Protein of unknown function, similar to Rei1p but not involved in bud growth), with translation MSDIVMFTCNSCMIQFQSSGLQRHHMKTEWHRYNLKRRVAQLAPISASLFAEKLQMSNREQELNQVDEFGFPVLKPINHSRGFQRKGRKLGRSRLEGLQHSGQDLRSLSPASSITSHASRATFRSTDLEEEAFSDHGFTTEDSYSHYSNTDHESSDESEIGNDHERISSTECIYCGKNSKQVEANVRHMFNKHGLYLPERSYLTDLTGLLKYLTDIIIVNKNCLCCKYQGSSVESIRAHMSSKHHCMLPYETKAERAAISQFYDFSSLDEAAVSDSSAKHGTSSSVSPVTFANSESIIQTAELHSSEDGADEAEADINSNYALVHIDDSGVELQLGNGIKVGHRSMQRYYRQNVPLGSTSPDDRRTVVAADRRVTSTVQSRQMKKAEKEIKQLEKQHSNKHVRLQIRRANHQTHFRDELLQ, from the coding sequence ATGAGCGATATTGTTATGTTTACATGCAACTCATGCATGATCCAGTTCCAATCAAGTGGTTTGCAACGTCATCATATGAAGACAGAATGGCATAGgtacaatttgaaaagaagagtaGCCCAACTAGCTCCAATCAGTGCCAGTTTATTTGCTGAGAAGTTGCAAATGTCAAATCGTGAACAGGAACTAAATCAAGTTGATGAGTTTGGCTTCCCAGTATTAAAACCTATTAACCACTCCCGCGGATTCCAGAGAAAGGGAAGAAAATTAGGAAGGAGTAGATTAGAGGGTCTTCAACACTCTGGCCAAGATTTGAGATCCTTGTCACCAGCATCGTCTATTACATCACATGCATCTAGAGCCACTTTCAGAAGTACtgatcttgaagaagaggcCTTTTCAGATCATGGCTTCACTACCGAGGATTCTTATTCACATTATTCAAACACCGATCATGAATCATCTGATGAATCAGAGATTGGAAATGACCACGAAAGGATTAGTTCTACGGAGTGTATCTACTGTGGGAAAAACTCGAAACAAGTTGAAGCAAATGTTAGACATATGTTTAATAAGCACGGACTATACCTACCTGAACGCTCATACTTGACCGATTTGACCGGTTTACTTAAGTATTTGACCGACATCATTATCGTCAACAAGAACTGTCTTTGCTGCAAATACCAAGGATCATCAGTTGAAAGTATAAGGGCACATATGTCATCTAAACACCATTGCATGCTACCGTATGAAACAAAGGCAGAAAGAGCAGCTATATCGCAGTTTTATGACTTTTCTTCACTAGATGAAGCAGCAGTTTCTGATAGTTCAGCCAAACATGGCACGTCTTCATCCGTATCGCCAGTAACGTTTGCAAATAGTGAATCCATTATTCAGACGGCAGAATTACATTCTAGTGAAGACGGGGCTGATGAAGCGGAGGCTGACATCAATTCCAATTATGCGCTGGTTCATATCGATGATTCTGGAGTGGAATTACAATTAGGAAACGGAATCAAAGTAGGCCACAGGAGCATGCAAAGATATTACAGGCAGAATGTTCCTCTAGGTTCGACTTCTCCTGATGACAGAAGAACGGTTGTAGCAGCTGATAGAAGAGTAACTTCGACCGTACAATCCAGACAAATGAAGAAGGCCGAGAAAGAGATTAAACAACTCGAGAAGCAGCACTCTAACAAGCATGTACGTCTACAGATCAGAAGAGCTAACCATCAGACTCATTTCAGAGATGAATTGTTACAATAG
- the VAC14 gene encoding Vac14p (similar to uniprot|Q06708 Saccharomyces cerevisiae YLR386W VAC14 Activator of Fab1p) — protein MEKSIAKGLNDSIYEKRKAAAQQLEKYTRECLQNGDHEILEKIIDELCREYAYALDRPMARNAGLMGLAAVSIALGTKFLSKYLDTILPPVLACFGDQNDQVRFYACESLYNIAKIAKGDMLLYFNEVFDVHCKIIADTDPSIKAAAEVLDRLMKDIVSECAATHVVRVNNDPNDVPPATVTDPRTSEVLSTNEPPYEEHEAKLAFSLPKFIPLLSERIQVVDPNTRIFMVGWLQVLENIPDLELISYLPTFLSALFTYLGDSHKDVRVITHSLIDVLLHEVERVATIQKQVKDRESELLRQKQASLMDSTPIKRPEGALISERKKSLINALEGLSSNDKTLSSIETSSALDITNSEPTESLNESTENLKINNSRFGSVYIPGQDIHLDFPKIIEILVNNLTSSETEIQTVVLKWIDVCLNIDPNGFIPFLIKLLAVLLKLLNESDPTFCEMVQNVNQKLISLTQRPDVGSEGIKYGPIVNTLTLHFLDSNAITKEACLDWLILIHHKDPSQLLEHHDSTFLTLLKSLSDKDERLVAKSLELLRLLCDASPDNYFKKFIQNLLGLFKSNEKLLKTRANYIIRQLCLKLSAERVYKIVSLMLDSDDDLIFTKMIVQILSSNLVTAQELSKFRKSLRKGEDWSCFCILFKTWSHNPISLLALCLISENYELAYKVLKTYVEYDLSVNDLIQIDILVQFLESPAFTTLRMQLLDPDKYPYLYKCLYGILMVLPQSKAFHILDNRLKSVGRIASHSFPNSAGYSSSSSSLGRVSSDGSGHSGSPRKHQYQDLLDHFQQVCEQHNLDGSQKKFHENNYVLLNEILSPDNTVNPVINSTPITDAMNNTLEPALSDNESVIYRSPSARSGAGERIQSVDQAK, from the exons ATGG AAAAATCCATCGCTAAGGGTCTTAATGATAGTATTTATGAAAAGCGTAAGGCTGCAGCTCAGCAGTTAGAAAAATATACTAGGGAATGTCTTCAGAATGGCGACCATGAAATCCTTGAAAAGATTATCGATGAATTATGTCGGGAATATGCTTATGCATTAGACAGGCCGATGGCCAGAAACGCAGGCTTAATGGGTCTAGCAGCTGTATCGATCGCTCTTGGGACAAAGTTTTTAAGCAAGTATTTGGATACCATTCTTCCCCCTGTGTTAGCGTGTTTTGGGGATCAAAACGATCAAGTAAGGTTCTATGCGTGCGAGAGTTTGTACAATATTGCAAAAATCGCGAAGGGGGACATGTTGTTATATTTTAATGAGGTTTTTGATGTTCATTGTAAGATAATTGCAGATACGGATCCATCAATCAAGGCAGCGGCCGAAGTGTTGGATAGATTGATGAAAGATATCGTATCGGAATGTGCTGCGACTCATGTAGTACGCGTCAACAACGATCCAAATGATGTGCCTCCCGCGACAGTTACGGATCCTCGCACTTCTGAAGTTTTATCTACAAATGAACCTCCGTATGAAGAACATGAAGCAAAATTAGCATTTTCGTTACCTAAGTTCATCCCTTTGCTTAGTGAAAGGATTCAGGTTGTGGACCCTAACACTAGAATTTTTATGGTAGGTTGGCTACAAGTCTTGGAAAACATACCTGACTTAGAACTCATATCGTATCTTCCAACATTTCTTTCTGCCCTATTTACATATCTCGGAGATTCCCACAAAGACGTTAGAGTCATTACTCATTCGTTGATTGATGTTCTCTTACATGAAGTCGAACGTGTTGCAACGATCCAAAAACAAGTAAAAGATCGAGAAAGTGAACTTCTGCGTCAGAAGCAGGCTTCTCTGATGGACTCGACTCCTATCAAAAGGCCAGAGGGTGCTTTGATCTCagaaaggaagaaatcGTTGATCAACGCCCTAGAAGGATTATCATCTAATGATAAGACATTGAGTTCTATCGAAACTTCTAGTGCTCTGGACATAACCAATTCTGAACCAACAGAATCCCTCAATGAATCCACTGAAAATTTAAAAATTAACAATTCTAGATTTGGTAGTGTCTATATTCCAGGTCAAGATATACATCTAGACTTCCCtaaaattattgaaattttaGTGAACAATTTAACTTCTTCCGAAACTGAAATACAGACGGTAGTTCTTAAATGGATTGATGTGTGTCTTAATATTGATCCCAATGGGTTCATTccatttttgataaagttATTGGCTGTACTCTTGAAATTGCTTAATGAATCTGACCCTACGTTTTGTgaaatggttcaaaatGTCAACCAAAAATTGATCTCTTTAACACAACGACCTGATGTAGGCTCTGAAGGTATCAAATACGGTCCAATTGTAAATACATTGACCCTTCACTTTCTGGATAGTAATGCGATAACCAAAGAAGCCTGTCTAGATTGGCTTATTTTGATACACCATAAAGATCCCTCCCAACTACTAGAGCATCATGATAGTACATTTTTGACCTTGCTAAAATCATTATCAGACAAAGACGAGAGGCTGGTTGCAAAATCACTTGAATTATTACGATTGCTATGTGATGCTAGCCCAGAtaattatttcaagaagttcattcaaaatcttctaGGATTATTTAAGTCAAATGAAAAGTTGTTAAAAACTAGGGCAAATTACATCATACGACAGTTATGTTTAAAACTCTCAGCTGAAAGAGTCTATAAGATAGTTTCTTTAATGTTGGATTCAGATGACGATTTGATTTTTACCAAGATGATAGTTCAAATTCTCAGCTCAAATTTAGTCACTGCGCAGGAGCTTTCAAAATTCAGAAAATCCTTGAGGAAAGGAGAAGATTGGTCTTGTTTCTGTATTCTATTCAAGACCTGGTCTCATAATCCCATTTCGCTCTTGGCCCTTTGTCTAATATCTGAAAACTACGAACTTGCTTacaaagttttgaaaacatatGTCGAGTACGATTTATCAGTTAATGACTTAATTCAgattgatattttggttCAATTTTTAGAATCGCCGGCATTTACCACTTTAAGGATGCAACTTTTGGATCCAGATAAGTACCCTTATCTTTACAAGTGCCTTTACGGTATTTTGATGGTTTTACCACAATCTAAAGCTTTCCATATTTTAGACAATAGATTAAAGAGCGTTGGTAGAATTGCCTCACACTCTTTCCCAAATTCAGCTGGTtattcatcgtcatcttcgAGTCTTGGACGAGTTTCTTCGGATGGCTCTGGTCATTCTGGCTCTCCAAGAAAGCACCAGTACCAAGACTTATTGGATCACTTCCAACAAGTATGCGAGCAGCACAATCTCGATGGATCTCAGAAAAAGTTTCACGAAAATAACTACGTACTGCTAAATGAGATTTTATCTCCTGATAACACAGTCAATCCTGTCATAAATTCCACCCCGATAACAGATGCCATGAACAATACATTGGAGCCTGCTTTGAGTGACAACGAATCCGTAATATATAGATCGCCAAGCGCCAGAAGTGGGGCAGgagaaagaattcaatCTGTTGACCAAGCTAAATAG
- the SWC7 gene encoding Swc7p (weakly similar to uniprot|Q06707 Saccharomyces cerevisiae YLR385C SWC7), whose translation MSTQNDSIALLLLQITLYHQQELAHADSSLSLDELLVEPIVDNTVVEKFTSHSMVQIYAPELAPLNIRSIKGLISDLFTNTNIQEPKNLITLANHYYSERLNYLQEEKIPELIQQMKDEYRKLAE comes from the coding sequence ATGAGTACCCAAAATGACTCGATTGCACTTCTTCTCTTACAAATCACATTATATCACCAGCAGGAACTAGCACATGcagattcttctttgtcaCTCGATGAGCTTTTAGTGGAACCAATAGTGGATAATACAGTGGTAGAGAAATTTACATCACATAGTATGGTCCAAATCTATGCACCTGAGCTTGCGCCCCTCAACATAAGATCAATCAAGGGTTTAATATCTGACCTTTTCACCAATACAAATATACAAGAACCTAAAAACTTGATAACGCTAGCCAATCATTACTACTCAGAAAGGCTCAATTATCTTcaggaagaaaagatacCAGAGCTGATACAGCAGATGAAGGATGAATACAGAAAACTAGCGgaataa
- the IKI3 gene encoding Elongator subunit IKI3 (highly similar to uniprot|Q06706 Saccharomyces cerevisiae YLR384C IKI3 Subunit of RNA polymerase II elongator complex which is a histone acetyltransferase involved in maintaining structural integrity of the complex iki3 mutations confer resistance to the K. lactis toxin zymocin), whose translation MRNLITLNHGKLQPVSQTLPDLELYTSCFDTLSDSITCVLGAADIGALEVQQYMKDGSMNVLASFYVQSYNDKLLSFIHFDDINELVFVFQQGDIISVTYDPATMDYHSSKVSIVGSIDLGIEAAEWSADQETLAIVTFERNVVLLSRQLEPIVETSLQVEDLKISKHVTVGWGKKDTQFRGKGARAMEREALESLKASGLVGNELRDPTMPYRVDTGAITELDSRKVKISWRGDCEYFAVTTIETVKDPSDESKTVERRALRVFTRDGQLDSASEPVDGMNEHLSWKPQGSLIASVQRKTHIPDEEGLDLIFFERNGLRHGEFDLRLPSDEPVLDLCWNANSEILTIVLIDRVQLWTTKNYHWFLKQEFYFNNITYAKWHPEKDFTLMVGDSEKMTIVDFAYKMTAGPTMQPFDNGTSIVIDGNVVNITPLGIANVPPPLYFRDFECPNNVLDAACSVSNEVYAAITKDELVIASVPSLKAMKNGKHPWIVSTFNKSSFGTAFDTLRQLAFINDNTVAILLDTDNLSRIALIDITDNTNPSLITIIETFDKVVLLRSQFDYNFVVFETRDGKITQLSADGQLSTITRFPQLVYDFRVKRVESATAANDWGDEQSKTVAFGLTNTGKLFANEVQLTSAVTSIEITDSFLLFTTAQHNLQFIHLNTTDYKPLATVEDDTIDERVRAVERGSILVNVIPSKAAVILQAARGNLETIYPRIMVLSGVRANIIAKNYKEAFVTCRTHRINLDILYDYDPELFLNNLPHFITEIERVDYLDLFISSLLEDDVTKTKYRETLNFDSSTAFDVAPPPPTEMQLYMKKKMFNPKTSKVNKVCQAILDVLLNTPNFRQKYLQSIITAYACQNPPNLRDALQLIDTVESEEQKDSTVTYLCFLQDVNVIYKVALSLYDIHLTLAVAQKSQMDPREYLPFLQSLLDAEPLRRKFMIDDYLQNYELAIEHLAAIDKVDNTVSSEFIEYVEEHDLFKHALNIFKSEQDRQNIIYHVYAKSLSSQQQYGDAGIIHEMLGEWKEALDAYTLGKKWNEAMSVVLDHFPDKTEDIATELISSLTFEHRYVDASQLEIRFMKNIKAGMDLLCRAYDYEAASLIAIAEHKSELIEEIVDPALGDGFGTIAELLADCKGQVNSQLKRLRELRQKKAEDPFAFYGEETDQADDVSIAASETSTKESFFTRYTGKTSGTAKTGASRKTAKNKRRQERKRARGKKGTIYEEEYLIQSIGRLIDRLYQTQPEAIKLIEGLLRRNKREQAYQIQKNFMELIDLLKENVQEIYSISEKDRERIDDDGQVYYLPEIPVPEIKEFPKRNIVDF comes from the coding sequence ATGCGTAACTTGATAACTTTAAACCATGGCAAACTTCAGCCTGTGTCTCAAACGCTTCCAGATTTGGAATTATACACCAGTTGCTTCGATACTTTGTCTGATAGTATAACATGTGTTCTAGGTGCTGCAGACATTGGGGCACTTGAAGTTCAACAATATATGAAGGACGGGTCTATGAATGTTCTAGCCTCATTTTACGTTCAATCATACAACGATAAATTACTATCTTTTATTCATTTCGATGATATCAACGAGTTAGTCTTTGTTTTCCAACAAGGTGATATAATATCAGTAACTTATGATCCTGCTACCATGGATTATCATAGCAGTAAAGTTAGTATTGTTGGTTCTATTGATCTCGGAATAGAAGCTGCAGAGTGGTCCGCCGATCAAGAGACCTTAGCAATAGTAACGTTCGAACGTAATGTGGTGCTTTTGAGCAGACAGTTGGAACCAATCGTAGAAACGAGTTTACAAGtcgaagatttgaagatttctaAGCATGTTACAGTTGGATGGGGTAAAAAAGACACTCAGTTTAGAGGCAAAGGTGCAAGAGCTATGGAGCGTGAAGCTCTCGAATCGTTAAAGGCTTCAGGTTTAGTTGGGAATGAATTAAGAGATCCAACAATGCCTTACAGAGTTGATACAGGTGCAATTACCGAATTAGATAGTCGTAAAGTAAAAATATCGTGGAGAGGAGACTGTGAGTATTTCGCTGTCACTACGATCGAGACTGTGAAAGATCCATCAGATGAAAGTAAGACTGTCGAAAGGAGAGCACTTAGGGTGTTTACACGTGATGGTCAACTAGACAGCGCTTCCGAACCAGTTGATGGCATGAATGAACACCTCTCATGGAAACCCCAAGGTTCTTTAATTGCAAGTGTTCAGCGCAAGACCCATATTCCAGATGAAGAGGGCTtagatttgatatttttcgaaagaaatggGTTGAGACATGGTGAATTTGATTTGAGGCTACCATCAGACGAGCCTGTACTAGATTTGTGTTGGAACGCTAACAGTGAAATTCTTACAATTGTTTTGATTGATAGAGTTCAATTATGGACAACGAAGAACTATCATTGGTTCTTGAAACAAGAATTTTACTTCAACAACATTACATATGCTAAATGGCACCCGGAAAAGGACTTTACACTTATGGTGGGTGATTCTGAAAAGATGACAATTGTCGATTTTGCTTACAAAATGACGGCGGGTCCAACGATGCAACCGTTTGATAATGGTACAAGTATCGTTATTGATGGAAATGTTGTCAATATCACTCCCTTGGGAATTGCTAATGTTCCTCCTCCTCTCTATTTTAGGGATTTCGAATGCCCAAATAATGTTTTGGATGCTGCTTGTAGTGTATCAAATGAAGTATACGCGGCTATTACCAAAGATGAACTTGTCATTGCATCTGTACCTTCATTAAAAGCAATGAAGAACGGTAAGCATCCTTGGATTGTTTcaactttcaacaaatctaGTTTCGGCACAGCATTTGATACACTGCGTCAACTTGCATTTATTAACGATAATACCGTGGCTATTTTGTTAGATACGGATAACTTATCAAGAATTGCGTTGATAGATATTACTGACAATACTAATCCATCCTTGATAACAATTATCGAGACATTCGACAAAGTGGTGCTTTTGAGATCTCAATTTGATTACAATTTTGTAGTATTCGAGACCCGTGATGGTAAAATTACCCAATTGAGCGCAGATGGCCAACTGTCAACTATAACGAGATTCCCACAACTCGTATATGATTTCAGAGTTAAGAGAGTAGAATCTGCAACTGCCGCAAATGATTGGGGTGATGAACAATCGAAGACAGTTGCTTTTGGGTTAACAAACACTGGTAAACTTTTTGCGAATGAGGTCCAATTAACGTCTGCTGTAACTTCGATCGAAATAACAGACTCATTTTTGCTTTTCACTACGGCACAGCACAATCTTCAGTTTATTCATTTGAATACAACTGATTACAAGCCATTGGCTACAGTTGAGGATGATACGATTGACGAGAGAGTTCGTGCTGTTGAGAGAGGTTCGATTCTAGTGAATGTAATCCCATCTAAGGCTGCAGTAATCTTGCAAGCCGCTCGTGGTAATTTGGAAACCATTTACCCCCGTATTATGGTACTTTCTGGCGTTCGTGCAAATATCATTGCCAAAAACTACAAAGAGGCATTTGTCACTTGTCGCACTCATAGAATAAACTTGGATATTCTATATGACTACGATCCAGAATTATTCTTGAATAACCTTCCTCATTTTATTACTGAAATCGAAAGAGTGGATTATTTGGACTtattcatttcatcattaCTTGAAGATGACGTCACTAAAACAAAGTATAGAGAAACTCTCAACTTCGATTCATCTACCGCATTTGACGTTGCACCACCTCCACCAACTGAAATGCAATTATacatgaaaaagaagatgttcAATCCAAAGACATCCAAAGTTAACAAGGTCTGTCAAGCAATTCTAGACGTTTTATTGAATACTCCAAATTTCAGACAGAAATACCTCCAATCTATAATCACCGCATACGCCTGCCAGAACCCACCAAATCTAAGGGATGCTCTACAATTGATTGATACTGTAGAATCAGAGGAGCAGAAAGACTCTACAGTGACATATTTATGTTTCTTGCAGGACGTAAATGTCATTTATAAGGTTGCATTGTCTCTTTATGACATTCATTTGACTTTAGCTGTTGCTCAAAAATCCCAAATGGACCCAAGAGAGTACTTACCATTTTTGCAATCTTTATTAGATGCCGAACCCTTGCGCAGGAAGTTCATGATAGATGACTATTTGCAAAATTATGAACTAGCTATTGAACACTTGGCTGCTATCGATAAGGTTGATAACACAGTTTCTTCAGAGTTTATAGAATATGTTGAGGAACACGATTTATTCAAGCACGCtttgaatatcttcaaatctgAGCAAGATAGGCAAAACATTATCTATCATGTTTATGCTAAATCGTTGTCATCCCAACAGCAATATGGAGATGCAGGTATAATTCACGAAATGTTGGGAGAATGGAAGGAGGCACTGGATGCGTACACTTTAGGTAAGAAATGGAATGAAGCCATGTCTGTAGTTTTGGACCATTTCCCTGATAAGACAGAAGACATAGCTACGGAGTTGATTAGTTCATTGACTTTTGAACACAGATATGTTGATGCATCTCAACTTGAAATCCGCTTCatgaaaaatatcaagGCGGGAATGGATCTCTTGTGTCGTGCATACGACTATGAAGCCGCTTCTTTGATTGCTATAGCTGAGCATAAGTCGGAATTAATCGAAGAAATTGTGGATCCGGCATTAGGTGATGGCTTTGGTACTATTGCAGAACTTCTAGCTGATTGCAAGGGTCAAGTTAACTCGCAATTGAAAAGACTACGAGAACTTCGTCAAAAGAAGGCTGAAGATCCGTTCGCATTTTATGGCGAAGAAACGGATCAAGCTGATGATGTTTCCATTGCAGCATCGGAAACCTCTACTAAAGAGTCCTTCTTTACCAGATACACGGGCAAAACTTCAGGTACTGCTAAGACAGGTGCTTCCCGAAAGACTGCTAAAAACAAACGTCGTCAAGAGCGTAAGCGTGCTCGTGGTAAGAAGGGAACTATTTATGAAGAGGAATATTTGATTCAATCTATCGGTAGATTAATTGACAGATTGTACCAGACACAACCGGAGGCTATCAAATTAATAGAAGGTCTACTtagaagaaacaagagaGAACAAGCCTATCAAATACAGAAAAATTTCATGGAATTGATTGATctattgaaggaaaatgTGCAAGAGATCTATTCAATTAGCGAAAAAGatagagaaagaatagACGACGATGGCCAGGTGTACTACTTACCTGAGATCCCAGTGCCTGAAATCAAGGAGTTcccaaaaagaaatatagTTGACTTTTGA
- the RAD59 gene encoding Rad59p (similar to uniprot|Q12223 Saccharomyces cerevisiae YDL059C RAD59 Protein involved in the repair of double-strand breaks in DNA during vegetative growth via recombination and single-strand annealing anneals complementary single-stranded DNA), with protein sequence MSRYTDISYEGTSYTVNTGLDIKDFQIEEDWYNRPASEWSVKRIGQLQGKVEQYTYRIYHSNKYGKHNLARLIPGHVLISFANECFGYDGWSSEVEEITSLEHTENAASEDKRESHTVLAEARVKLVLKDDTYTFAGGFGKSTMPFKGEAFAKAKKEAITDALKNCLLGFEKVILDHEIKIKQNYYVDGVFKAEMSKIEGKTSIPRTVR encoded by the coding sequence ATGAGCCGGTATACGGATATATCATACGAAGGAACGAGCTACACGGTAAACACCGGACTCgatatcaaagattttCAAATAGAAGAGGATTGGTATAACAGGCCCGCGTCAGAATGGTCTGTAAAACGAATAGGCCAATTGCAGGGGAAAGTGGAACAATATACTTATAGAATATATCATAGCAATAAGTACGGGAAACATAACTTGGCGAGGTTAATTCCAGGGCATGTGCTAATAAGTTTTGCAAACGAGTGTTTTGGGTATGATGGTTGGAGTTCGGAGGTGGAGGAAATCACAAGTTTGGAGCACACCGAGAATGCTGCGTCTGAGGATAAGAGGGAATCACATACTGTTCTTGCAGAAGCTAGAGTCAAACTGgtgttgaaagatgataCGTACACTTTTGCAGGTGGATTCGGAAAATCTACCATGCCTTTTAAAGGTGAAGCGTTTGCAAAGGCGAAAAAAGAGGCTATCACTGATGCCTTGAAGAATTGTTTATTGGGGTTCGAAAAAGTGATTCTCGATCATGAGATTAAGATAAAACAGAACTACTATGTGGATGGTGTCTTCAAGGCAGAAATGTCAAAGATCGAAGGAAAGACCTCGATTCCGAGAACGGTTCGATGA